A genome region from Anastrepha obliqua isolate idAnaObli1 chromosome 4, idAnaObli1_1.0, whole genome shotgun sequence includes the following:
- the LOC129243411 gene encoding ctenidin-3-like has product MVDSKEDLQGGFGGGQGGLGGGQGGFGGSQGGLGGGQGGFGGGHGGQQGGYGGGQGGYGSHGGRGGGHGGQQGGFGGGQGGLGGGQGGFGGSHGGQQGGFGGGQGGLGGGQGGFGGSHGGLGGGQGGFGGSHGGLGGGQGGFGGGYGGQQGGFGGSQGGGYGGSQSGRGGGHY; this is encoded by the exons ATGGTGGACAGCAAGGAGGATTTG CAAGGCGGATTTGGTGGTGGCCAAGGAGGACTAGGAGGTGGCCAAGGAGGATTTGGTGGTAGCCAAGGAGGATTAGGAGGTGGCCAAGGAGGATTTGGTGGTGGTCATGGCGGACAACAAGGAGGCTATGGCGGCGGTCAAGGCGGCTACGGTAGTCACGGTGGTCGTGGTGGTGGCCATGGTGGACAGCAAGGAGGATTTGGTGGTGGCCAAGGAGGGCTAGGAGGTGGCCAAGGAGGATTTGGTGGTAGCCATGGCGGACAGCAAGGCGGATTTGGTGGTGGCCAAGGAGGACTAGGAGGTGGCCAAGGAGGATTTGGTGGTAGCCATGGTGGATTGGGAGGTGGCCAAGGAGGATTTGGTGGTAGCCATGGTGGATTGGGAGGTGGCCAAGGAGGATTTGGTGGTGGCTACGGCGGACAACAAGGAGGATTCGGTGGCAGTCAAGGTGGTGGCTACGGTGGCAGCCAAAGTGGTCGCGGCGGTGGACATTATTGA